The genomic DNA GCTTTCATAAGTGTCACTCCAAACTGCAAGTGTAACATGCTTCAAATATACTTCCATGTTTCTTTTTCGTTATTGcaaaattttgaattttccaAAGGCAGTAAGTCATCCAGCAATGTAGGATGGCATTAATTGTATTCAAACTGGCTCCAGCTTAAACCAGTCCAGTTTTTCCTGAGCTGTACTACAGCATCTGTTTCAAACTGTTTCTTTTTGCCAATGCACAAGTAGGGTACACTGGAGTTTTAATTTTCATAGGCTGCTTTGAATCCATAATATATCTGAGATCCTTGAGGGAGTACAGGCATATCCCAAACAGATATTTGAGAACCAATTTCACCAAGTCCACTAGACTATTCAGGACCCAGGTGAAACCATgttgtttatttctttccacAGGTGAGGGAGTTAGTATACTGAGGTATCTgcaaaaaattcagttttggtCCAGGGATGGGTGGCACTCCACGTGAATGCCACACTTGCCCAGGGGTAGCAGGAGGCACCACTCACCCCAGGCTGTTCCTAGGACAGAGGGAGGGCTCTGAGTAGACAGGGTCTCACTCATGTACACACTGATGGACTGTGGGCCATGGACTTCAGGGAACTTTGGATGTGGCTCAGCAACCAAACACAGCAGAGCccacccagccagcagctggaataCAGGTACAGAGATTATTTCACCTGCTCCTTGACCACCAGCACGTGCAGGAGCTCAGATTTCTCATGCAAACTCCAgtgttcagaaaaataaaacccaaccaagcaaccaaaaccaaccaaacccaaccaaTGAGTTacatcttcctttttctttacaTTCAGTTGTCTCAAACCTGTTATAAAATCTGATCACTTCTCAGTCAGCAACAAGAGAAGATTTGACTTCTCTTACTTTTGTGATCCCAGCTACAGAGTAACTATGAAAAGCTGTAGGGTTGAGTTCCATCTCCAGCTCTGTAGCTCAGCCCTCAGGGCAATAATTCTGCCACTTTCCAGCTGAAGAACAAAGTGATTCCAGGTGTGCCATGCTGTGTTCTCTCCCACATCATCTCCCATGAGCCAttttccccaggagcagccattcattcccagctgggccccagccctggcagctgctggcactgtgaGCACGTGGCTCATGCCAGCCTTGCCCCCTGGCCCCCACAGCTGCTTGTTTAAGGATGGAAATGTGATCTCAGTGACCAGCAAGGAGatatttttctcagaaataGGTTTTAACTAAGACTTACATGTAGAAACACCATTAACGTGGGCCTATACCTTAGGCAAAGCTTCCTTCTTGTTTTGCTGCCATCTCTTTTTTGAGCTTCACATTTGACAGTGCAACTTTGTCCCCCCTCTGCTAAAATTatgcattttctttaatttgtgTTATCAATCCTGCATTTCAGTTCCATGACTGTCATTAATCCATTCCCATTAAACCAAGTTCTACCCAATACCAGCTACCCCACACTCCATATTACAGCATATAAACCAGGGCAAATTTTGCCTGAAATAGTCTTTTCAGAGTCATTCTCCCCACTGAATGTTTTACACAGTTCTCAGCCTACATATGTAGGCTAAAAATTTGTGtaaaatttgaagaaaaacatggcagggaaaaactggcAGCCTCTGCAAAGGCCCTGCCAGTCAACAGCCACACAAAACAGCTCAGGCAGCACCATCAGTATCCAAATTATATTCAGCAAATTGTTATTGTAGTCCTTAGGTCCTGTTTATTCTTCAGTGTGGACCAGCAGAGTTAACTCAGCAAGCAGgacctgcagagctgtcccaaGCTGGGTGCATCATCAACAACACCAAATAGCACAAAGCAGTCACTGGAGAAAACTGCTCTGAACCACAAGGAAAAACATTAGAaattgaggggggaaaaaaccctaaaaaggGATTCACACaacaaaataaagagaaagaaaaaactgctgAGTTTATTGTAAAAAACTACAGTGGCAGCTGGGAAGGTACCCAGCTCTGACATTGGTCTGGTTCACCAAATTAACTGTGGTAGCTAATTAATTGCCCCATCCTTCTCAGGAGCAAGAAGGGAAAGTGAAGGATGGGGCTGAGACATTTTGCAGctcagctgaggagcagccaggagcagcactgccttcAGGCTGCTGACACAGAGAGGCTCCCTCAGGTGGGCAGAtttcagggctgggagcagggtgggTGCAGCCCCTAAAGAGCAGCCCATGTAATATAGAAATTATACTGTCTTATTTGGAAATATCATCTCAAATCCTCACTTGTGTCATGCATCCCTGCACATTATACTTGTGCATGCATGTGAATGAatgactctgtgtgtgtgtgtgtctgtgtgtgtgtgtgtgtatatacatggCAAGGAAAGCTTCACTTTCTTGCAATGATTACTTCTCacaatagaaataataatacttcaaatatttttaaagactaACCTGATCCACTGCTGactttttaagtatttttttcctttgcacagAATGGAAAACCAAAATATCTCACACTTTATATTTGCACAATACCTTGTTGGGTGCAATCACCTGAAGCCACAGCTGGAGGcaggcagccagcccagctgtgagATCCATCACAAATCCTGCAGCACTGGCCTGGCTCACAGAgccaacagcagcagggaccagcagggagtTGGTAGCAGTCCCaaaagtgcagctgctgcctttggctgcAGCCAAAACCTTTCAGAGGTGCCTTCAGTGTAGGGACTGCTGTCTGCTGTGGTGCCAtgtcagcccaggagcagcagagctcctttCTAGACACAGAGTTAAACCCAAACATGCCTGCTGGTCATAATCCTCACTCTTCCACACATTCCTAAGCCATGTTTGCTTTACAGTGTttgatttaaaatacatattgtGCTGAGCACACGGGAGAAGGGCTGAGGAGGGTCCCACTGGTGTGTGTGACAGGGTGGAGGTGTCCAGCCCTGActccctgtgcacagctggctgtgtgtcccctcctccagcacagcaccagctctCTTGTGCTTTGCCTTGTCTCTGCaggtttctgctgctgtggagtgcaGTGCTTATCATGTACCCAACCAGTCTGGCTGTCATTGCACTGACCTTCTCCAACTATGTCCTGCAGCCTGTCTTCCCCAACTGCATCCCGCCCTATAATGCCTCCAGGATCCTCTCCATGGTGTGTCTGTGTAAGTATTTGCTTcttgcacacacacaaatcttGCCCTGGTTTTACAAGGGGCcactccagccaggctggggtcAGCCCCAGCTCCAAAGGCCCGTGGGGAGGTCCCAGGAGAGGCACTGTGGTGGCTGGTGTGGGATGTTCTGTCCTGGGGGGAGGCACAAAGGCACCCAAACCCCTGTGGGTCCAGGGAAAGTGGTGGCAGGTGAGCatgtgggatggggcaggactGCAGAACCATCCCATGGGCACCTGGCACGGGTCACCACCACCCTGTGAGCCCCTCCTGTTCtctctcacactcacacacgAGTGTGCAGAGGCAgagtgcagccagctctgcaccagccactgctggggctggcaggagcaaagctgagctgcaggacTGGAGATTTTCACTGTTCCTGAGAGGAGGCAATGATCCTTCACActtgtcagaacccaggacattcctctggctgccctggaggactccagaccctggcagggggctcagagaccttggcatggagtcaaaaccacctgtgcctttgattttagcccatggaaacaatgaCCAACTTTGTGCAAAGAGTTAAAAGCCACAAAAGTTTGAATaaaatgatagtgaatttatcacaaagtgaaaaagtagaattttaaagtttttagaCTGGGGGTTCAAGAAGTAAAATAGAAGAATCTAAGCATGTCCTGtcgtcttcttcttcttgtcctctaTCTTGTGCTATGATAGTGACACTTCTATGATAGTGACACTTCTCTAgtttaaaataaagacaaacTGTCTAACATAAGTCataagtattaaaaaataactgtaaataaagtacacatagattttagtttaaaagataacactgccccaagggtggtcagtgtgcctcaacccaaCCTGCTAAACAAACCTGCACAAATCCAAAAAAGAatgtattaggaaaaaaaaaaaaaaaaaggcaaccttaaaaaccaaacccaaaaaatcccaacttcTTTGAGCACAGGGCTAAGTaagaaaaaagacttttaaTACCTCAAGAGCCATTCTAACAACTCAAAACCCAAACACACTGGGCACGGGCTCAGGCACAGTTATTGAGCTGGGGAGAGCCCCTGTGGCAGcacccaggggctgatggctgCCAGGGAAGCTCCTGCAGCTTGGGAAAGGCAATTTTCCTCCTCACCCTCGTTCTGGCCATGCTAGAGCTCCCTGCAGGAACACGGtcaccacatttctcttcacagagaaaaacaaggaaatatCCCCAAGAATATTgctgggattcacattctctgaacctcagagaaagaaaaaacaattctcatctcatttgctgtgcctgtgctgtgccaaagtagaatgcaatatggagattgtttacccacagtgatggtgttttgtttccttgatctgtcagggccaggtgtgtgtgtgggggggacTATCAGGGGCCAGTCATGAGATTCTGagcagttgagtgcttggcacgttcagtttagatgtaatatgatgtagaataatatagtataataaagtaattaattagccttctgataagatggactcctcatcatttctccctgccatgggggtCAGCCTGTTTCAATAGAACATGAGTGTGTTTTTCACTATTTTGGCTGTACATTCTCAAATAAGCACAATTTCATCCCACTGAACTCAGCCTTTtgctctgcagtgctcctgacATGGGTGAACAGCTCCAGCGTGCGATGGGCGACGCGCATCCAGGATATTTTCACAGCAGGAAAACTCTTAGCCCTGACCCTCATCATTGTTGTGGGCTTCATCCAGATCTTTAAAGGTACTCTGTGAGACACTCTGTCATTGCTATAGTACTGTTGATAGACCTGATTTTTCCCACTTACTGCAATGTTTCCTCCTTACAAACTGACCTGGAGGTGTGCTGGGTTTTGCCAAGCTGTGGGATTGCACACTGACACAGCTGACACCAGGGAGCAATCAGCTATATCCTCTTTAAAAAGTCTCTTTCCAGCCCACCTTGTAGGCTTTGATAGAATAAAATGTTTTGGAATAGTTACTTAACATTTTTAATCTGTTGTTCATTCCTTAATTTGAAGTGTTCTGGATGTAAAATGAATAAGCAATGCTTTGCCTAGGGCAGGATGATATCTGCTTCATTTCAGGCACTAGTCCAATTTCCTACAAAAAGTCACTTATAAGATTAAACTAAGGTGAAAAATGTCTCACTGATTCACCAGTTATTGGAAAGCCAAAAGTACAAAAGACctataatatttttatcatGGGTCATATAAAGGATGAAGAAATGTGACATTTGCAGAGAACAGAAAACTTGTTTTCTCAGTGGTGCTAGTCCTACAGTCCTGACAAACCTTTCAGGCCCAtaggtattttattttaaaggataTCTCCTAAATAACACCAAACTCTTGTAAAAGAGAATGTCATTAAGAGCAGGCAGGGATTTGCACTGCCCAGGATCCACCCTCAGCCAGAGCAGGCTGCCAAAGGGTCCCgtgagctgctgtggcacagatGTGGTggtggagagcaggagctgcctcacCAGGACACTGTCCTGCACAAAGCACTGCAACTGCTCTGTCAGCCCATGGTGCCATGAACAGCATGAGGGCTCAGCTctaataaagaataaaaagcaaaatcttaCATATTTAAAGTCTGTGAGGTGGGTAGGCATGGCCTAACATCTGCCTTGCACTCTCTATGCAGGAAACTACAAAGAGCTGACACCAAGCAATGCATTCAGATTTTGGATGACTCCATCTGTGGGGCATTTAGCATTAGCTTTTCTCCAAGGGTCCTTTGCATTCAGTGGCTGGAACTTCTTGAACTATGTAACAGAGGAGCTGGTGGATCCCCGCAGGCAAGTACCCCCCTCACggtgccctccctgcagtgctgagaCATGGGAGCTCTCTGGGAGCATTTCTCATTCCATCAGGGGCTGCAATGTCATTCCATGGCTGTGGGACCGGTCTTTCCAAAGGAGACAGAGTTTTGTTCAGAACAGATAGCAGGCAAGttacagaaacactgaaattagGTATGAACatcaaagcagccacagacaaGGCAGGATCTTTATGTCACTATTCAATTCCAGAGCAGAAAATTAACCATGGATGAGGTGCCACACaaatatctacaggaagaaTCTTCTTTGTCATAAAATAGTTTAATTATTTGGAagttgctttgctttttcacCCAAAGCTCTCCCACAGACGGCTGAAAGAGAAGATGATTTGTGCAGCAGAAGTGGCACACACTGCCAAGGCAGCTTACCCTGGGTCACTGCTGATCCTGGCTATGGGAAGGGCTGGAAAGGATTCATCACAAGCAGCCTGAGAAGGCTggagggaaagggaattttAGTTCAGCAAAGCTCAAATGTTTCAACATTTCTGAGTTAATAAAGTGGGATGGCAAATGTCAAGAGCAGCTCTTGGAGCATTAGTTACTCCTGGGCATCCAGTGCACACAGCAATTAAACAGCAAGAAATGGAAGCTATTACAGCTTGGATGGGAAGGAATTAAAGCTACAGCCTTATGAGCATCTGTGCACACCAGTGAGTGGCAAAGTGTCCAGGGATTTGGCAGAAATAAAGAAAGTGTGGTAATGTGTTTCCTTATTaaacaataatattttaatgGACCACCACGATTTCAAAGCTGAACAATAAAAAAGTTATTACTTAAATAAGGTAAATATGGCCTTGGCTGAGAAATAGAGAATGGAGCAAAtggccttttttaaaaattattgttgCAGCCTTAGTGGAGAaattaaagtattaaaaaaaattggataACAAAAaccattttctccttttactAATCTATTCAAATTCACAAGGTTaaacaaaaaactttttttcccaaatctgacacagagaggaaaatgcatTCTGTTAGATATAGAATGCATTTTTCAGGTGTGCACCTCTAGGAAGCTCTCTGGGTTGGATATCAAGTACATCTGTACTACTGTGAGTTGAATAACCAGACCAGATTTAGGGTACACAatgggccagggcagcagctgaacaACAGGACCCCCTTTCTTTTGAGAGCAGGTGAAGGTGAAGCAAAACAACACATTTTATTGCACCACagtgcctgtccccagggctttTGGGAAATGTAGGTTTCCCTTTTCagtcccagtctgtcccagtccCCATCAAGAGCCCCAAGGCAGCTCATGGTATCTGTCCCCTGGAGGTCCCTGCAGACAGAGCAATTCATTTCAGCCTTCTCTCACCTGCAGtggggcagagagctgggaaagcTCTGCGTCCCTCACAGACCAAGGCACCCACCTGCAGACACAGCAATTCATTTCAGCCTTCTCTCACCTGCAGtggggcagagagctgggaaagcTCTGCACCCCTCACAGACCAAGGCACCCACCTGCAGACACAGCATTTCATTTCAGCCTTCTCTCCCCCGCAGTGGGGAGCTCAGCTTCCCtcacagacacagccagggagcTCACCCAGGCCCCACCCCACTGTCATGATCTCACTGTGTATGGTTGTAATCTCTTATCTACCCTCCCAATTCTCTTATCAGGAACCTGCCTCGTGCCATATTCATATCCATCCCATTGGTGACATTTGTGTACACGTTCACCAACATTGCATATTTCACTGCCATGTCTCCCCACGAGCTCTTGTCCTCCAACGCTGTGGCTGTAGTAAGTAAAACCATTCCCTGCACGTACCACCACACTTTGatttcagtgctgtgctttgcagtgtGTTTCAGTTTCTCTGCCTTCTGTTGCTTTAGACATTTGGTGAAAAGTTACTGGGCTATTTTTCCTGGGTTATGCCAGTCTCAGTGGCCCTATCTACATTTGGAGGAATAAATGGATACCTTTTTACCTCATCAAGGTTAGATGGAGTACAATTTTATGAACGTTATCTAATTTGGGGAGGGGCTGTTTTAATTGCATTTGCTAGAGAAATGCTAGCTAGACATTTTGGATGTTGTAGAGCATGAGTTTGTTGTTGGGTGTGTTGGATACAATCAGTTATGAATTATTCTGTTTCAAATCAGCAAATGTAATATTGAATCATGAAATTTCTTGCAAATTAATCCTCATGAGTTATTGAAAGTGTTTGCAGGTGTGGAATAATTCACAGTGAGAGCCAAACACAGCTTTAGCATGgaaccaaaataattttatatcaATAAAGTTCCAGTAGCTCACAGCTAAACTGTGCTTTGCTCAAGGAGGAGTTTTGGGGCCTGGTGCTGCACTCAGCTGCAGGCATTTTAATGCTGGGAAATCACCTTTCAAGCAAGATGCTTTGCATGCATAGTGCTGATAGCTGGGCCAGAATCTGTAAAGTCTGTAAGATTGTCATAAATAAAGTCTGTTTATAATAACTGACCTGtcttaatttaatttagaagTTACAATGTTTtttgaggaaacagctgaagtACCTTGGGAAAATTATTTATCCCAACCTTTTCATGGGTGTGATGaaatgcaacaggctgttgcaTGCATATGTAACAGGCTGTACACTTAAAAGTGAAAAGCTAAGGCATGTTGAACCTTATCCAAACCCCTTTTGGCACTGTAAATACCCACACAACCTTCAGAGCCATCACCCCTCACTGGGTAAAGAGACAATGCTGGCCAGCAGATGGTCCTTGGAGGTATTTTGGCATCTCAGAGCAGGTCTGAGATGTTCCCAGGTGACATTAGCTGTTAAAGGCCTTGCACACTGCAGGGTTCAGTTTAAATGCCTTTCCCCAGTCTCCAGctgtctctgcagctgcagccacagctcctttCCATGAGAAAACCAAAGCAGGTGGTTGAGATAAGAGGTTTTATATGAGTAGGGACTGGAGAGGCTGTTGCACACCCAGTGGATTCATCATTCCCCTTCTTATTTCCAGGCTGTGTTTCTCTGGTGCTCGGGAGGGCCACTTGCCAAGTTTGCTGGCCATGATCCATGTCAAGAACTGcacacccatccctgccctcctcatCTGTGTAAGTTCCTATCCCTGCTCCATCACCTGCTTGTAGAAACACTGAGCCACTGAGAGGTGAGCTGGAAAAACCCTTGAGAGGTGGTTTTACCCCAGGAGAGGAGCAGTGGGTCACCCTGAATAGCAGCTGGTAGGTgccagctgagcagctccaaCCAAGCAGCCTTTAGCCTCAGAAataattcctcctcctccttcttccagTCCCCTTGGCACCTGAAGGGTTTCCCTCATAACCTGAGTTGCAGTGTAAGCTCATTAACTCTTGTCCTGCAGCAAGAGACCGGGACTGGCTTTTGAAACAGAGAAACTTCATCTAAGACAAGTTCCTTAGACCAATTTTCCTGCTTCCCACCAGAATTTGGAAACGTCCATGGTCCTAATCCCactccagcagggctgctttAGGTCCTGCCTCCAAAGACAAAGATATGGGGAGTCCCAGAGAAAGGACAAAGTGCTCCAAAAATTACTTTCAACAACCAAGACACCTTGTGAGGGGTAGCCAGGCAGTTCTCTGAGGGCCACAGGTATTTCTTTCCACAGCCAAGAAACTATTAAGGGACAATGATTCCAGCAGGGAATCTGCTGAATGGCACACCAGGCAGACAAGAGGTCACCTGCAAAGGCCAGACACCAATGTGCCAGCTGTTGGGAGTGCTGGGGgtacagctcctgctctgctccatgggAAAAGGCTCCCCTCACTTTTTAGGCAGCAGAAATTTCCACAATACTAATGACTTAGGGAAGTTACTATTCTAAACAAAGAGTTTTATATGCTTTTATTGATAGTGCAGCTGGAATTTGTGGAGGGTTTTAGAGTGGCTTAGAAGATGACAAAGAGGAAAGTGATTTGTgcctctgctgtccatggccacagGATCCAAGCAAAGGAATCCCCAAAGGCCATTTGCTTGAAATCTAGGCTGGTCAATGGCTGCCAACTGCAGATTTGCCACTGATATCAAAACCACAAGGGTTTGACCCCAGATGCACtaaaaaaaatgcatgtttaCATGTCTCCCGGCTCTAACAACAATTCTGGCACAATACGCCCATACAAAATTTCACCAaataagctttttttccccaccataAAAGCTCATTCCTCTTTTATGACAAAATATGCATTTTGTTGAGGTTTTATGGCATTCCTGGGGCTTAGTGCCCCATCACAAACATCTTGTGTATTGCCCATTGAAGGTTTGGGGTaaactgccctgggcagccatcATGGGATGGGATCCTCTGTTCTACAGGGGCAGAACTCCTTTGTCCTTAAAAATACATCAGTTGAAACAACAGCTGAGTGTCAGAGGCTGTTTTCTGTGGAACAGCCCCAAAAAGAGCAGGCTGCCTGTTGAGCTGGCTGATCCATGCCATGCCACCCCCTTGAATCACAGTGCCAATCACAGAACCAGCATGGCACATTAATTCATCATTTGAAGGTGTTTTAATGCAGCTCAGTGCACACCAAATGCTGctaggaaatatttatttcttaacaAATAGAAAGATACTAATAGTATAGTGTAGGCATCTACAGCAGCAAACTGGGCCACACTTCAGGCAAACCTAATTAATACATCAGGTTCCTTGTCTCTTCCACAGAATCACACCTAGCTCTCtgcatggagagcagcttgtTTGTACATCAAGAATGGCTATTTCAACACTACCAGTGAGACCTTTATGTTTACTGATTTCCTATTTTACTGCCAAAAATCAAGGGGCCAAGCTAAATGTAAAATTTCGGCTGCAGCTGTTTTGCAGGATGGTGGGGAGTGGCTGCCAGCCAGGGGGCTGTGGCCAGGccagcaggagggcagcactCCCTTGTTatcatcttattgcaaagctCCCATACCTGCTCCATAATTTCTCATGGGCAGgtcctcacagcacagccaacaaaccccatctctctcctcacccagctagcccactcttttatagcccTCATCCTTcttggacacagctgtgccctgttaagggcagggctgttcctaatctttggtgattggcacagctgcagctcctcaggtgtgagattaccttctgcactatctttattttctatcccccccacagcccctcttcAGCCACAGGGGCTGGCACCACCCTGTGAGTGGATCTGACACACCAGTGGCATTGTGGCACTCCCAGTGGCAGCAGGGAGTTGTGTGACACAGTGCACACTGCAGGGGACAGCACAGACTGTGTTATATGGCAGTGGTATGAGATGGTGCCCAAATTTAAATCCATTTTGAGCTCAGACAGTTCAAGGTGTTGAAATCCCCCAGCCAAGCCTGCAAGGCTTTgaaaaggggagcagagggaccAACAGAGTATTTGGTTATGGTGGTGTTTAACTCCTCTGCTGGAGGTGCAGAGACCTTCCCTCCTGGGAGGAATGTACTGTTGAAACAGCTAATTAAGAAAAAGGGGAGCCTGGATCAACACAAACCAAACCTTGAACACTCTCTGGAGGGATTTGGGTATTTAGTTTCCCTCAGGCTCTGGGCCCCAGTGTTCACTGGGTTGGTATTTTGTGCAGGTGAGTGCTCAGCCCCTGGGGTACCAGAGTGGGTGGGGGGCTCAAGGAGCAGTGCCCTGgcccccagctcagctctcctggctttACAGTATTGATGCCTTTTTGCTGGTCCAAAAATCACAAGCTAGACACAGGTGCTAAAGAGAAGTTACCTTTACAAGGATCATTAGGTGCACAACTTGGTGGAAAGCAACAACGATGCACAGTTTAGGTTTAAAGTGCATACAATTTCTATATGTTCAGGTTATTAGCATAACTGACAAGAAACCCTAATTAGAGGCATAAATAATGAGATAATTCCCCTTCAATCCTTTcaatcccccccccccccccccaaattaGACAGGAACTAAACTGTGTTAATGAAAATGTGTCTTGGAGAGCTGGTTTAAGCCTTGGCTTCCCAGAAAATCTAAACTTGGACCCCCAGATTGGAGCCACAGGGgaatttattttgtctttctaAGAGAGTAGGTAAAAATACTAGAATAGTATTTTTGCTATGAATACTAGAATAGTATTGTATGTGTACAGAATATAGAGagaatataaaagcaaaaaaggtGGAAATCAATTCCCTATCAGCATTAGGCAGACACAGAGTtcaaaaagcaagcaaaagcaTGGAAATGTCCACCATCCATCTGCCAGTTTCTAAACAATAGTAATGCTCATAAGATTCATGATGCTGATTAGCTGTGACATGAGCCAGCAGGAAAAAGGGCAAACCTCTAATTCTTTATAAAATACAGAGCAACAACACAGTGCCTGAAACACAGCATGTAAAGTCTACAAAACCCTTTCACCTGGAGTCCTCACCACAAGGTTAAAACACCTCACAGAAAAAGGTGGAGTGGGAGTTTTGCcagccttcccagccctgcctgcctaTGGGCAGCAGAGAcacctctgccagcacagggtATTTTTATAGAGACCCTCTAGCCTCTGGCTTCAGCATGCCCCAAATCACCCCAAATACCCACATAGCCCCAGTCCtggtggcacagctctgggataaGGAACAGAGCCCCAGGAAGCAGCACATGCCCAGCAGGTGCCACaaagaaagggatttttcatgctttaatgggatttttgcttggttttgttgtttttaagcTACTTTCTCTAGTAATGGCTGAAGAAGGCTGTGCTCCTCTCGTTGCAGTGTTTGGCCACACTCATCATCATGCTTGTTGGAGACACCTACACACTGATCAACTACGTGTCCTTCATTAACTACCTCTGCTATGGAGTGACAATTATTGGCCTGATTGTTCTACGCTGGAGGAAACCCAAAATCTTCAGACCTATCAAGGTGACACTGTTAGAGCTCAATCTCTTGGTTGCAATGGGTGGGGTGGGGACACCT from Melospiza georgiana isolate bMelGeo1 chromosome 14, bMelGeo1.pri, whole genome shotgun sequence includes the following:
- the SLC7A10 gene encoding asc-type amino acid transporter 1 isoform X1, with the protein product MAGGEQRLPGGPERVALKKEIGLVSACAIIIGNIIGSGIFISPKGVLEHAGSVGLALIIWVLGGGVAALGSLCYAELGVTIPKSGGDYSYVTEIFGGLAGFLLLWSAVLIMYPTSLAVIALTFSNYVLQPVFPNCIPPYNASRILSMVCLLLLTWVNSSSVRWATRIQDIFTAGKLLALTLIIVVGFIQIFKGNYKELTPSNAFRFWMTPSVGHLALAFLQGSFAFSGWNFLNYVTEELVDPRRNLPRAIFISIPLVTFVYTFTNIAYFTAMSPHELLSSNAVAVTFGEKLLGYFSWVMPVSVALSTFGGINGYLFTSSRLCFSGAREGHLPSLLAMIHVKNCTPIPALLICCLATLIIMLVGDTYTLINYVSFINYLCYGVTIIGLIVLRWRKPKIFRPIKVNLLIPITYLAFWAFLLVFSLYSEPIVCGVGLIIILTGVPVFFLGVYWRNKPKCVNRLIESLTCWGQKLCFVVYPQCGSAEEEHSHSSSSHSWRLVSDTAVRKSHQRGL
- the SLC7A10 gene encoding asc-type amino acid transporter 1 isoform X2, yielding MAGGEQRLPGGPERVALKKEIGLVSACAIIIGNIIGSGIFISPKGVLEHAGSVGLALIIWVLGGGVAALGSLCYAELGVTIPKSGGDYSYVTEIFGGLAGFLLLWSAVLIMYPTSLAVIALTFSNYVLQPVFPNCIPPYNASRILSMVCLLLLTWVNSSSVRWATRIQDIFTAGKLLALTLIIVVGFIQIFKGNYKELTPSNAFRFWMTPSVGHLALAFLQGSFAFSGWNFLNYVTEELVDPRRLCFSGAREGHLPSLLAMIHVKNCTPIPALLICCLATLIIMLVGDTYTLINYVSFINYLCYGVTIIGLIVLRWRKPKIFRPIKVNLLIPITYLAFWAFLLVFSLYSEPIVCGVGLIIILTGVPVFFLGVYWRNKPKCVNRLIESLTCWGQKLCFVVYPQCGSAEEEHSHSSSSHSWRLVSDTAVRKSHQRGL